The Mycobacterium sp. EPa45 genomic interval CAGGTCGGCGACGGTGCGACCGTCGCGCGCGCCTTCCAGGACGTGGTCGGTGATGATCGCGACCGTCTCGGGATAGTTGAGCTTCAGCCCGCGCGCCTGCCTGCGGCGGGCGAGGTCGGCGGCATAGGACAGCAGCAACCGGTCGGTCTCGTGCGGTGTCAGTTGCATAGTGCGCGATCCTGCCACGCCCACACGCGATCAGCAGGACGGCGAGGGGCCGCTACGCCTGCGGCGCCTCGGGTTCGAGATTCTGCAGGCGCACCTGGCCGCGCGCGACGACCCTGTCCTTGTCGTCGCGGATCGTCACCAGCCACAGCTGCTGCCGACGGCCCCGGTGCACGGGCTCGGTCACGCCGTAGACGGTGCCGGCGGAGATCGCCCGCAGGAAGTCGGTGTTGTTGTTGACGCCCACGACGTTGCCGCCGCCGTTGGCGGCCAGCCAGACGAAAGCCGACGTGCTGGCCATCGACTCGATCATCGAGCAGTAGACCCCGCCGTGGACGATGCCCATCGGCTGCAGCAGTTTGGGCTGCACATCCAACTGGGCCTTGGCGCCGTCGACGGTCAGTTCGGTGAACACCAGACCGAGTTCGTTGTCGAACGGGGCGGAGAAGGCGATCTGCTCGATCGGCGACTGCTCTGATTGCACGCATCTGTGTCTACACCAGCATGGCCGAGACGAGGGACGGGCCCCGCGATGAATGCGGGGCCCGTCCTCGGCATGGACCGGGGGTTTCTGCAGCCCTCAGAAACTCCGGCGCGGTCCGTTGGTCTGGGGTAAGACTAGGCAAGGCTTGCCTAACTCACAAGCCCTACCCCGCTCGCCGAAGCGCTCGCACCGGCAGCCCGAAGCCGATCAG includes:
- a CDS encoding urease subunit gamma, yielding MQLTPHETDRLLLSYAADLARRRQARGLKLNYPETVAIITDHVLEGARDGRTVADLMVSGREVLSRDDVMEGVPEMLHDVQVEATFPDGTKLVTVHHPIP
- a CDS encoding PaaI family thioesterase; this translates as MQSEQSPIEQIAFSAPFDNELGLVFTELTVDGAKAQLDVQPKLLQPMGIVHGGVYCSMIESMASTSAFVWLAANGGGNVVGVNNNTDFLRAISAGTVYGVTEPVHRGRRQQLWLVTIRDDKDRVVARGQVRLQNLEPEAPQA